The nucleotide sequence TGAAAACAAAAGAACTTACATTTCAAAAACCAAACGCGACCCAAAAATTAAGAGGCTGACATCTTAATTTGCATGGTAAAATAGGAcatataaattgtttaaatatttcatgtcataaaatttcttaaagattataataaattattaaaaactattattgaacaaaaatgtattgcaatagttttttttttctctaaaaaatacaaaaataaaaatatgattaaaatacaaaaagtggTTCATGAAGATGGTATAATTTTTGCAGAGTATCATAAAATCCACTAAAAATGtgcaataatagtaatatatatatatatatatatatatatatatatatatatatatatatatatatatatatatatatatatatatatatatatatatattactgaacaCAAATAGATatagaaaaaattataaagatAAAAAAGACACTTAAATATTAGGAAACAAAGCGTGACCAAAAAATGAAGAGTCtcggaattaaattaattttaatggaaaaatagtTCATGTAAACtgtataaatattgcatagtATCATAAAATCCCCTGAAAATCtgcaataataatcagaaaatattattggaaaaaaaggcacattgattttcctttaaataaaacaataaaaaaaaacataaatttcaAGAACCAGGTGCTTCCCCAAAATTAAGGGGCTcaaatttttattacttttaaaggaaaaatagttcatataaattgtgtaaatatttCATGTCATAAAACTTCTTaagattataataaattattaaaaactattattgaacaaaaatgtattgcaatagtttttttttctctaaaaaatacaaaaataaaaatatgaataaaatacaaaaagtggTTCATAAAGACGGTATAATTTTTGCAGAGTATCATAAAATCCACTAAAAATGtgcaataatagtaatatatatatatatatatatatatatatatatatatatatatatatatatatatattactgaacaCAAATAGATatagaaaaaattataaagataaaaaaagacactTAAATATTAGGAAACAAAGCGTGACCAAAAAATGAAGAGTCtcggaattaaattaattttaatggaaaaatagttcatttaaactgtataaatattgcatagtATCATACAATCCCCTGAAAATCTGCAATAATAATctgaaaatattattgaataaatatacattacattgATCTtccttgaaaaaaacaaaaaaaaaacttgcatttcAAGGACCAAGCGCGATCCAAAAATGAAGAGGCTCAGATCTTAATTAATTTGAATGGAAAAATAGttcatataaattgtataaatattgcatagtATCATAAAATCCCCTGAAAATCTGCAATAATAATctgaaaatattattgaaaaaaaggCACATTGATTTtcctttaaattgaaaaaaaaaaaaacatttcaagaacCAGGCGCTTCCCCAAAATTAAGAGGCTCAAATCTTTATtacttttaaaggaaaaatagttaatattaattttattaatattgcatagtATCATAAAATCCGCTCAAAATTctctaaaatagtcagaaaatattattgaacaaaaatatattacattgatgTTCCTTGAAAACAAAAGAACTTACATTTCAAAAACCAAACGCGACCCAAAAATTAAGAGGCTGACATCTTAATTAATTTGCATGGAAAAATAGGacatataaattgtataaatatttcatgtcataaaatttcttaaagattataataaattattaaaaactattattgaacaaaaatgtattgcaatagttttttttttttctctctaaaaaatacaaaaatatgattaaaatacaaaaagtggTTCATAAAGACGGTATAATTTTTGCAGAGTATCATAAAATCCACTAAAAATGtgcaataatagtaatatatatatatatatatattactgaacaCAAATAGATatagaaaaaattataaagatAAAAAAGACACTTAAATATTAGGAAACAAAGCGTGACCAAAAAATGAAGAGTCtcggaattaaattaattttaatggaaaaatagtTCATGTAAACTAGATAAATATTGCATAGTATAATAAAATCCCCTGAGAATTTGCAATAATAATctgaaaatattattgaaaaaaaggcacattgattttcctttaaataaaacaataaaaaaaaacataaatttcaAGAACCAGGTGCTTCCCCAAAATTAAGGGGCTcaaatttttattacttttaaaggaaaaataGTTCATATCAATTGTGTAAATATTTCATGTCATAAAACTTCTTAagattataatacattattaaaaactattattgaacaaaaatgtattgcaatagttttttttctctaaaaaatacaaaaataaaaatatgattaaaatacaaaaagtggTTCATAAAGACGGTATAATTTTTGCAGAGTATCATAAAATCCACTAAAAATGtgcaataatagtaatatatatatatatatatatatatatatatatatatatatatatatatatatatatatattactgaacaCAAATAGAtatagaaaaaattataaaaataaaaaagacacttAAATATTAGGAAacaaagtgtgaccaaaaaatgAAGAGTCtcggaattaaattaattttaatggaaaaatagtTCATGTAAACtgtataaatattgcatagtATCATATAATCCCCTGAAAATCTGCAATAATAATctgaaaatattattgaataaatatacattacatcttccttgaaaaaatacaaataaaaacaaaccaagAACCAAGCAGGAACCAAAGCTTAGAGCTCAATTAAATCTAATGgggaaaaaatgcatataaaaaataaaaaaataaaacaccaacattattttaagatactttttaatatttatttagttttatgagGCTTTTTTCCCCATTAAAACTAATAACGTTTTGAGTTTCATAATGTTTGGATCACACTTTTTATCATTGTAATAttcaggggcgtcgctaggccctttttaggggggcttcccctaaacttatgccaagcccccctaaaaaattatttgattaattaattggtgatcgcttcagtcccctttaaaatctcatttgagacggtggcaagctgcatcaagttccggctcctccccttatcggagtctgcatggattcagcgcgtttttcaatccacaggggcgccgagcagagcgaacatcagagagtacaaggtgtgtgtgtgtgcgtgtgcgtgtgcgcgtgcgtgtgcgcgtgtgtgtgtgcgtgtggtgtgtgtgttctcgcatccaataccagtacgtcttcgctgcgttcactttcagcctttatcacagtgtgacagatgttttttcttccaacaaaaatgaagcgattaacacccatgaaaacatactttagaaaacgatcatgatttattttaatttactttttgaaatttttgaatatgttttgaaacatattattgtgtatttcggcattacattatgcagccatgcaaaataaattattaacgacacacatcattgtctgaaagcactaaatggcacagagagagatacatcatattattttcataaatctGTTTAATCTTAGTCCTTCTGTACCATATTTGCAAAACAAACATCCTTTGATgcagctgttgtgtgtgtgtgtgtgtgtgtgtgtgtgtgtgtgtgttttctagtgtGGATCATGGAGGAGAGTTCAGGATCAGAGCAGGACCTCAGAAATGTAagtcacacacacagaaacacagttttgttgtttgtagttgagttgtaaatgtgtgtgttgtaatgtgtgtgtgttgtgttcagacgcctgtgatctcacactggatccaaacacagcacacagATTCCTCGTTCTGTCTGAGGAGAACAGAAAGGTGACGTGTGTGAAAGAGCTTCAGAATTATCCTAAACATCCGGACAGATTTGATGTACGTCATCAGGTTCTGTGTTCAGAGAGTCtgactggacgctgttactgggagactgAATGGAGCGGAAAAGGAGTTCATATATCAGTGTGTTATAAAGAAATCAAGAGGAAAGGATTGAGTCCTGACTGTGTGTTTGGAGCTTATAGAAACTCCTTTCAGAAAGAAATCCAGAGGAAAGGATGGAGTAATGACTGTTGGTTTGGATATAATGATATCTCCTGGAGTCTTGAATGCTCTGATCAAGGATTCACTGCTCGTCacaataataacaaaactgaGATCTCTGTTTCTCCAGACTCCTGTAAGAGAGTCTCAGTGTTTCTGGACGAGTCGAGCGgctctctgtccttctacagcgtctctgacacacacacactcacacacttacacacattcacacacacattcactcaaccGCTACACGCTGGATTTAACCTTTATCATACAAActcttcagtgtctctgtgtcacattaaacattaaacacacacacacacacactcactcacacacacacacacacacacacacacacacagatatactaGTGTTagtgtgaaatcatatttacaCTGCCGTGCCATATTTCTCTGGCTGTATTTTCAGGAGTTCATGTCATTTTAGTTTAATAGAGTTCAGAATAAAATTACTGTATCTTCATcatcattcttcttcttcttcatgttTGAAATCATCTTTCAGAAGCACTTCTGGAGAAAAGAGTTTAACTGAACTTTAGACTGTGTTTGAATTAATTTTGACTcctgaaacacaaacattatTAACCCTTTAAACATCTTCATTTTTGGTCTCACTTCGTATCTTCACACTTAAAAATGGGACTTGAgccttgaaaaaaatatatatataatttttttttttcattcttaaaaattttaatgagattttatatgtaatatctatACACTTTCTATGACCTATTTTTTCCTctcatttaaatttattaaactcTGATAAAACTCGTGGggtaaatacaatacattttgttCAATAACATTGTTTACTTATTATTTAGAATATCGATGAGATTTTGTTGATATTTATGCAATATCTATAAAATTGTTATTAGctatttttctcaataaaatgtattaataatatattctCGTTAAATAATATtcgttgtttattatttataattctgAGGAGACTTTATGATATTATGTAATATCTATACACTTTTTATGAGCTATTTTCCCCCATTAAAATTTCTTAAAGTCTACgcccttttccttttttttcaggaaaatctATATAATATGTTTTGGTTTAATACTATTTTCagtcacaccccccccccccccccattaaaattattttttcatttttatttatatttattttttattttgtttatttttgtacattaaaattaaactCTTCTTGGTTTTTGGATCACACTTATGTTTGCAGTTAAAACTGAATGAAGTCTTGAAAGTAACTTACACTAATCAGGGGTTACTGTGTTATAGGTGTTATTTTTCAACTCtttattatatcaaaataaaaaaatgtcaagagaaaacattttccTTGGATAAATGCTGAACTTGTAGGTCTTTTCTGAGCTAAATTCCTAAAGACAGAACAAATGAAGACTGGGAATATTATAGGAGTTAAAGAAATGTATCAAAGACTTTGACTCATAaggctaaaaaaatattttaaagattgttTATCTAATAACTTAAACTCTTCATTATTATAAGGAAGAGGGCACTAGTACagatcttctgcacagaatttccacaaaaacacaagtgaGGAAGTaaatagtgatgggaagttcggatcattttaccgactctgacttttgagtcgcgttcagcaaaatgaacgaatctttgttcgagtctttttttttttttttcattttagcaaaatgtaattaaaatgtaatgtgttacTTCCCCAGCAAATCTAGTGCCTATGCAaatgttgatcacactacaaacaatacaaaactaaaatgcaatAATGAACAGAAAAGATAAATTCattgtttacctgggtcttcagtctgtgacctcacctcttgtctgacaagtcttcgggttcaagtCATGCCTTAATCTCGTGGCAGACCCATGCGCTACCAATGCAGTCCGAGCCGGAAAGAGAAATGATTAgttcatgagtcttcgggtcgagtcgttcctgAATCACTTAACATGCTTATATCACTCCCGAgatgactcgttcttcccgagtcacattcaaaatgaacgaatcgttaaAGAAAGACACATCactagaagaaaaaagaaacaccagaTACTAGCACATGCAACACGATCATCagacagcatcaaaactgtaacgtaaTGGAATAAAATATTGACCAATGAATAGATAATAATTGCAGTCATGGGGTGTCGATCGATTCCATTAACGTTTTGATTATCCAGTTCaaagtcttttttcagcttttggttcaaaatgttatttctttatttttgtttacaagcagatactctgttgtttctttggatgttttaaatgttcagatattcatattcaacaacatatatacaaattaaaacctatatatatatgtgtgtgtgtgtgtgtgtgtgtgtgtgtgtttctttctttcttttttttttttttttaattatatatcaaTGATATTCACTGTTTGCAACTTagcatacatttcaaatatattttatatttgaattgtaTGCTAAGTTGCAAACAGTGAAGATATATCattgatatataataaaaaaaaataaagaaagttttgaaaaaaagaaagaaactgataTGGGCACAAAAGAATGCAGTTTAATTACCAAcatattttgattgattttaatgcATTGGAAATAAGTAACAATATATTGTCAcatgctataaaaaaataataataataatctgaactTTTATTGGAGTCTTGGTACGTTGACCAGATATGCAGAGATTGCTTTCtgggctaaaataaaataaaataaaattatactctTCTTTTAGTCAGAGGTTACAGATCTCTCTTGTTTGGATAAGCAGCTGACCAAGTCTGTGTTAGAAATTATAATTTCCAGATATAAGCATTACCATATTAGTAATcgaatgataatgataataataatagtaataataataataatgatattgggACATATAACCTATAACATCAtatgcattaaattataaaaacaacaacagcaacaacaaaaaacatacttgaaggtatagtttaaaataatatgtCATCTTTtacccaccctcatgtcatcccTAAACTCTATGAATTTCTGTAGaacataatataatgtttttgtccAATACAATCACCAAAACATTTTCagaatatcttcctttgtgttctacagaagtaataaactttaaatcgaataaaaagtaaacaatggCAGAATGTACATGTTTtgttgaactatccatttaagtctTACAGTGTCAATGAATTGAGGAGAGATATTGTCAGAGAGGTCAGTTGGTACATTGGAATAGAGTCTAAGCTTGCTTTGATTTCATTCTAAAGTAAAAACTTTACCAAgtaacacaaagaaaaaaaaatcaattggaGTAAGAATTGCAGTTGGAAAGTCTAGACATGTTCATTCTaatcaacaaaattacaaaaatccaGAGTATTTTAAAACTCTACAAGTACACACTGCTGTACTTTACTAACATGGCTGTATGTCACAACATTTTCAAGCCTTGTTTCCAGTATTCATATGTCCACCATTCTGGAGATGAGCTGGTCTTACGCAGCTGAATGTGAGACAAATCGTATTCTTTGAGAGTAAACCAGATCGGTGAAGTACAGCACCAGGTTGGCACAAGTGAACACGGCGATCACCAGCTTGCTGTCCCATGGGCACTTTCCTCTCAGACAGTCTTTTGGTCGCCCCGGGGTGCCATACTTCTTATCAAAACTAAAAACCGGCCAGACCACAGCAGCACTCAGATACAGCAGCATTGCAAGGAAGGTGTAGATGACCACAAAGCGGTCAAAAGGGAAGCGCAGTGAAGACGTTCTACCCGAGACAGTCAGGGCCACCACCACCACAGTTACAGCGAAGCACAGGCTGTAGACCACCACGCAGTACTGAGTAGGGATGTGGCGGTTATATTCACTGTCATTGGCCAGAGCGCCGAAGATGATGCAGGCTATGAAGGCTTGGACCACCTTGAGCAGACCAGACACAGTGGCCATGTAGCCGACCACGTGGCCCGGCTTGGCCCGTGTGATAAACACCTCGGCCCCGTAGGCGAAGCAGCAGACGCTGGAGCAGACGGTGACGGCGATGCGATAGTTGCGCACCTCGCAGCCCTCGGATGGGCACTCGGACCTGAGGAAGTAGACGGGGTAGACTATCGAAGCCGTGACATACATGAGAGTGGCCAACATGGAGAAGGCCACAGTGAAGTTGTCCCAGGAGATGGGCATACACCCGTGTAGCCTCGTCACGTCCAGAGTGAAGACCACCAGTGTGACGGCAAAGCAGAAACACCAGACGAACATGCAGTAGGTCCCGTAGGTGGCACTGAAACCTGCACTGTGGGCCACCAAGGCCATGGTGGTGCAACCTAGAAGCAGCTGGCACATCCGGGCAGCGCCGACTCCAGACAGTACTGCTGCCCTGTTTAGATAATGGCCTCCTTGGGGGTCCATGGGAAGCTTTGGGTGGACCTCGGTGAATCAGATGAGTGTCACTGCACTTCCACGGCCCAATCCACAAACCTTGCCCTTTGCCTGCCTCTTTATTTAGCCAGCCTTAATGACAAACCTCCTTTACTGCTTCCCAGCTCTGCTTTATAATTACTGGAGAGTGTGTAGGATCGTATTACAGTAAAAACTCTGTATGGTGTCTCTGTGAAAAGGAATTTGAAGACAAAAGACTATAGCAAAAGCAATAGAATGACCAAAAGAGAATTGGCTGTTAAATTCAAATCATTGCTGTTATTTACATAAAGTTCCCAATTCCAGTCAATGGCTCTCTAGGACACCTTACAGCTTGAGTCTTTACATAGTCACCTTGTCCTCGCAGGTCTTGTTCTGTGGTATTCGTCAGCTGATGGTGACCTCAAGAAGTTCCACACAAGTCAACCTTCAAGATGCTGCTTTAGCCGAAGTATCTCTTCTTATCAAGATTAGCAAGATCCAGTAAATATTCCACATGCGATGGAATCCGGTTTCTTCTTCTCCAGTTTCTTCaaactttcttcttcttttaacaCTGATTACCTTCTCTGATTTCTTACTCTCACTAGCACGCTttccactctcacacacactggcGAGCGCTGGGCTTTGAGTTGAAGTGTACTTGGGAAAGTGTTTTAATGAGTGCGTTTTGCCGAGCTCAGGGCCAGGAGCTCCACCAGCCCTATAAATAGAGCCCTATATTCCACTGTGGAATGGGGTGGGAATCCAAATGTCTGCGTCAAGCAACAGGGCAGGGAGTCTTGTTTCATATGGTTgcaaactgtgtgtgtatgtgtgtgagctaTTTAGGGACAGTTACAAAGAGTAGGCCCTGGCACATCTATCAGGCTCAAAGAAAAAAGTGCAATGTAATGGCGCCAGATTAAGAGCAGATGAAAAATGGCTTGTCAGtttctctctttattttctttagtgataattatttttttatttttctgaatttcttaatttttttaattaataagtaGATTTTCATAGTTTCTTAAAGGGGCCATTGGATACAAAATTCACTTTGACATGtcatttgaacataaatgtgtgttggctgtgtgtgtacacatccaccctataatgataaaaatccaccctgTGTTTTTTATAATTCAAATGAATATTAACCCTTTTCTCAAATCAAGCTGTTCTCAGATGCTTGgctgtgtgatgtcacacagacccTGGTGGCTCTCACGATTGTTGATTTACACTAGCGTTTTACCTAAGAccaccctgagtgagctgtcaacAGTCCTTCCATTGTTTCGACACTGGAGCAGATGTAAGAATGTCTCCTAAGGGATAAGGTGCTTTGTTGTtaggatgtaataatgaacatagcagtcttCATTTACTCCCGTCATCTTAGCcgctgaagacgcagtggattacatttgtttttgaagggaatgcaaCCTGGTTCTAACTAAATACATCTATGTTCGCACAAATAATTTGTgagtatcatttttatttatttgtgaatctttactaattgcctgtcctaataatgtgctagttagcaagtttAACCCCACAGAAGAGAGGGGAGGGGTCAGCAGagctaatttgcatttaaagcagcaTGCAACAAAACGagttgctctgaaaagagctgtttttgacagggtaaacaacaacaacaacatccaGCTGGCACTAAGGCTATAAATGTATAATCCAGTTAATAGTATGTACCTTTAAAATACTTATAGTTgcacagattgtgtgtgtgtgtgcatgtgcgtgtgcatTACAATACTGTTTTATTTCCCTAAAAAGTCTTTACTCATTACATAACTCATTACATTACTTGGTTACTTTTCTAATGTATTGTTACTTTTGCATAACTTTCTAAAGTTGAGCTGGgcttgcttgttttgtttttaatataaatatatatatttttgacaaatGTAAAAGTCCTTTCACactaaaagtgaaatgaataagcctcaggctaaaggaaatgtaaattcacatcTGTTCAATAGAGAGAGCAGCTCAAACAAACCTTTAATATGTGCTCACATTGCATTAAGAATAGGACAaaggagaagaaagttcaacactcttcagcaataaaaaagaaacactgatgttatgtttatctaaagtcatttttactTATTATGGTTGAATTGGTTCATTGAAGGTCAGCAACAAGTCAATTTGATAGTAAAATGGATTAAATCCTTGAagcatatttgtgttatttagcatttttaattattGCTGGTTCTGCATATTCTAAGTTTGCATTTAACTgttttgaggaatactgaatctgtttttgtgcaggtgagatgagtaaatgcatgttcacatttagtctagaactgcAGTTACAATCATGTTTATACAGGACACAATGTGCCTCTGCACTCCCAATTTCTCATGGGGAGGGGGGAATCTGATATTTCCTTTTctgaaattaaaaagtaatgttttacTTCACTAGTTACTTGCAAAAAGTTATCTGATTACAATTCATCATCCCCAGTACTGGTCATAAAGTCACATCTCACCCTCCAATCAATTCCTGATAGAAAAAGTCCTGTAATGTTATGAATAAGAAATATATGATTGATGTTAAAGTATCATGGTTAATTCAGTAACTCCATGAGGTCGGCAGTGAGGCTTTAAATGTGTCTAAAAATGAATAACCAATACTGAACATTTCTTTAAAGTAACTGTAATGTGTTCTCTCATGGAAACATACATGCATTCAACACAAGAAATAACAgcattatttacaatttacaaagaATCACTTCTCTGTGAAAATAGCTTTATAAATATgacttacataaaataaatatgcaactTACCAATGTAGAttgagtttttgtaaaaaaaaatgtgttacagaACAAAGTAGCATTTAGCAATACCTTCACATCtctgttgttttagttttatttatttttttgatttatgtttttattattttcatgagaCCGCtacaaaaaagttatattaaaaatagtatttttatattaaacattttaacagtCTAGAGTGACTTCATTTGACAGAAGTACCCACAAAGGAGTCAGCTGTAAAGAAAAACTATACATAAATAAAGAGCACAACACCCTCTCCCAATCGAGTCAGAATTTGCATTGATAAAACTGTGATCAATCGCCTTAAAGTCAGTACAATGGTGGTTTATTACACAAATGGGAATAGCACTCAAACAGTGTAATTTTGCTTATTTTACCATTAAGACACTAAGAAAAAGATGTCCCACGAGTTGATACACAGTGAAATGAGTGAAATCCCCATTTTAATACAATGTGAATGAGTTCAACTGAAAGTACACCAAGAAGGCATAGAGACCGACCTGAGTAGCAGGGTCACATTCAAGTTAACGTGTGACTGGAATGTGACTATGAAAAGTAGGATGAGTTTTCTGGAATTAGCATTTCATCCAGGATGTGTGAGCATCTATACACTTGGTACCATAGAGAAATAGCTCACCTaaaaattctgacatcatttactcaccctcatgtagtttaAGAATGTTCAACAACATCCAAACTTCTGTTTTTGTATAGAAGCACAAGTGGATTTATACTGCTtcagaattcttaaaaaaaaaaaaaaaagtccatatgATCATAATATAGTTCTGTCATGACTTCTATCTGAGGGATTGCCAGagtaatgtacatgacaatgttaatgtgtttggtcttgaaggaatagatctgctatgctgTCGTTGCGACAGAGCAAGTACCGAGACTTGCTACTGCTAATACATTCACAACATGCttctgtgagcatgtaagaaatattgctgctgcaaatattACACATGAAATAACCCCATATAGCAAACACGAATCCCctcgtagcagatctatacaggtggagctggggaaggtggagggttttgGAAGCACGTTGCAAACTGCTACAGCAAGCAGTAGTCACATATTTGAATGTTGTACGTACTGCCTGCTGacacaggagagaaccaatcagctgtgccatgtgataatgatgtcatttgTTGAGATTGATTTAGAACTATTGaactgcaccatctagagtttcatgccagaactctgtattgTAAGGATCATATGGAATAATATGATACTTTTATGTTGACATTATGTTTTTATGGTCTTTGGCAGAACAATTGACCATAAACTTTGACGGTATCAAAAACAGAAGCTTGGGCATGTTTGAGAAGCTACCAAGTTgtgttttactaaataaataaataattgtttggaATGGCATGGGAGATAGTAAATGGTAACATAATTTACTATAAGGCTAATACTATTCCTTAAAACActattaatagtatatatttattttattacaacttAGTCATACCCAGAGAATGGAGTTGGGTTTAGAGCAGGTGATCCAGTGTCTGTCTGTTCGGAAATGTCTGTTTTTAAGATTCTTgagtatatctatatattttacatgtactTCATAAACTCTA is from Carassius auratus strain Wakin chromosome 28, ASM336829v1, whole genome shotgun sequence and encodes:
- the myadml2 gene encoding myeloid-associated differentiation marker-like protein 2; translated protein: MDPQGGHYLNRAAVLSGVGAARMCQLLLGCTTMALVAHSAGFSATYGTYCMFVWCFCFAVTLVVFTLDVTRLHGCMPISWDNFTVAFSMLATLMYVTASIVYPVYFLRSECPSEGCEVRNYRIAVTVCSSVCCFAYGAEVFITRAKPGHVVGYMATVSGLLKVVQAFIACIIFGALANDSEYNRHIPTQYCVVVYSLCFAVTVVVVALTVSGRTSSLRFPFDRFVVIYTFLAMLLYLSAAVVWPVFSFDKKYGTPGRPKDCLRGKCPWDSKLVIAVFTCANLVLYFTDLVYSQRIRFVSHSAA